In Terriglobales bacterium, a single genomic region encodes these proteins:
- a CDS encoding flagellar FlbD family protein, which produces MITLTRLNNKPLAVNSDLVKFVEQAPDTVITLVTGEKIVVRESTEQIVERIVQFRRSVLAGIPPSWNAVGPAVGPDAAEPAKRDEES; this is translated from the coding sequence ATGATTACGCTGACACGCTTGAACAATAAGCCGCTGGCGGTCAACTCCGACCTGGTCAAGTTCGTGGAGCAGGCCCCGGATACGGTAATCACTCTGGTAACCGGGGAAAAGATCGTGGTGCGGGAGAGCACCGAGCAGATCGTAGAGCGAATTGTGCAATTCCGCCGCAGCGTGCTGGCCGGGATCCCGCCATCATGGAATGCGGTGGGGCCGGCAGTGGGACCGGACGCGGCTGAACCCGCCAAGCGGGACGAAGAATCCTGA
- a CDS encoding flagellar motor protein, which produces MDKASVGGVVLGLSGIVGGLLIEGGSLSQVMQPTAAMIVVGGTMGAVLLQFPLPVVFSAFGRLVQVFFEPTHSPRETIAELVRYGNQARRNGIVSLDEQMAKSEDPFMKKSLMLAIDGTEPHELRKMMELELDNRAEREEQIPQVFEAAGGFSPTIGIIGAVLGLIQVMQHLDKINEVGKGIAVAFVATIYGVGLANLFFLPTAGKLKIRLREEQVVREMTLEGVISILEGMNPRMLETKLLGFLAEAKGKEKEEEGSREEVSV; this is translated from the coding sequence GTGGACAAGGCCAGCGTGGGTGGGGTGGTGCTGGGCCTGAGTGGAATTGTCGGCGGTCTGCTGATCGAGGGCGGCAGCTTGTCGCAGGTGATGCAGCCTACGGCAGCGATGATCGTAGTGGGCGGCACCATGGGCGCGGTTTTGCTGCAATTCCCTTTGCCGGTGGTGTTCTCGGCATTTGGGCGGTTGGTGCAAGTGTTCTTTGAGCCCACGCACAGCCCGCGGGAAACAATTGCCGAACTGGTGCGCTATGGCAACCAAGCCCGGCGGAATGGAATTGTGTCGCTGGATGAGCAGATGGCGAAATCGGAGGACCCGTTCATGAAAAAATCGCTGATGCTGGCGATTGACGGCACCGAGCCCCACGAATTGCGCAAAATGATGGAGTTGGAACTGGATAACCGAGCGGAACGGGAGGAGCAGATCCCACAAGTATTCGAGGCAGCGGGCGGGTTTTCACCGACGATCGGCATCATTGGCGCAGTGCTTGGATTAATCCAGGTGATGCAGCACCTCGACAAGATCAACGAAGTTGGCAAGGGAATCGCGGTGGCATTTGTAGCAACAATCTACGGCGTGGGATTAGCCAATCTTTTTTTCTTGCCTACGGCGGGGAAGTTGAAGATCCGCTTGCGTGAAGAACAAGTCGTGCGGGAGATGACGCTGGAAGGTGTGATTTCCATTCTGGAGGGGATGAACCCGCGGATGCTGGAAACCAAGCTGCTGGGCTTTTTGGCTGAGGCCAAAGGAAAAGAAAAAGAGGAGGAGGGAAGCCGGGAGGAGGTCTCAGTATGA
- a CDS encoding flagellar motor protein MotB encodes MSRRRRHPAHVNHERWLVSYADFITLLFAFFVVLYSSSQVDTRKISRLSVAIQAAFQQLGALPGNSLGPPIDTASSQPMDTSRFVEKAERKQMLGRFARSNMGTEDRSRHENFDELRGQVEKALAPEIRRNEVALRIIPDGLVISLREVGFFDSGSAKIKARSQDAFARIAEVLSEHTYNVRIEGHTDNVPIHTSQFDSNWELSTARASDLLKKLVEQYKFPAERFSIAGYAEFHPIASNGTAEGRQSNRRVDIVVLSSPPAEKKPAVENGSEL; translated from the coding sequence ATGAGCAGGAGGAGGCGACATCCGGCGCATGTTAATCACGAACGATGGCTAGTCTCGTATGCCGACTTCATAACCCTGTTGTTTGCGTTTTTCGTGGTCTTGTACTCGTCGTCACAGGTTGATACGAGGAAGATCAGTCGATTATCAGTGGCCATCCAAGCGGCGTTTCAGCAACTCGGGGCGCTACCGGGAAATTCATTAGGACCGCCGATCGATACGGCCAGCTCGCAGCCCATGGACACGTCGCGATTTGTGGAAAAGGCCGAACGCAAGCAGATGCTGGGGCGCTTCGCACGATCCAATATGGGTACTGAAGACCGCTCCCGCCATGAAAATTTTGATGAACTGCGGGGGCAGGTGGAAAAGGCGCTGGCTCCGGAGATTCGGCGCAATGAAGTAGCTTTGCGAATAATTCCAGACGGGCTGGTCATCAGCCTGCGCGAGGTCGGTTTTTTTGATAGCGGATCGGCGAAGATCAAGGCCCGTTCGCAGGACGCGTTCGCACGCATAGCGGAAGTGTTATCGGAACACACATACAATGTGCGCATTGAGGGGCACACGGACAATGTTCCCATTCATACGTCTCAGTTTGATTCCAACTGGGAGCTCTCCACGGCGAGAGCGAGCGACTTGCTAAAGAAACTGGTGGAGCAGTACAAGTTTCCGGCCGAGCGCTTCTCCATCGCCGGCTACGCTGAGTTCCATCCTATAGCCAGTAACGGCACAGCGGAAGGACGGCAATCGAATCGCCGGGTGGACATTGTGGTGTTGAGCTCACCGCCGGCTGAGAAGAAACCCGCAGTGGAGAATGGTTCCGAGCTCTAA